One segment of Schistocerca nitens isolate TAMUIC-IGC-003100 chromosome 3, iqSchNite1.1, whole genome shotgun sequence DNA contains the following:
- the LOC126249387 gene encoding uncharacterized protein LOC126249387 — MLKKNKKEIPQNFLPNKKRRVKTSVCSFTEDMTLVSIVPKKSNAALLISPMHHSVNNDPESGKPDIILFYNTTKGGVHCVDQRCAAHLSSHWTRRWPLAIFFILVDVACAVNCYVVHQAYPKTEVMTRLSFMKILARDVVEPHMKRRISIGCLPRELSDTIRRILHLQDEPQTQK; from the coding sequence ATGCTAAAAAAGAACAAAAAGGAGATCCCACAGAACTTCTTACCTAATAAGAAACGTCGTGTGAAGACATCTGTTTGCAGTTTTACAGAAGACATGACTCTGGTTTCCATTGTGCCCAAGAAGTCCAATGCTGCACTACTGATATCTCCTATGCACCATTCAGTAAACAATGATCCTGAATCAGGAAAACCTGATATCATCCTGTTTTATAACACAACAAAAGGTGGTGTGCACTGTGTCGACCAAAGGTGTGCAGCTCATTTGTCAAGCCACtggacaagaagatggcctttggctATTTTCTTCATATTAGTGGATGTTGCTTGTGCTGTAAACTGTTATGTGGTACATCAAGCTTATCCAAAGACAGAGGTAATGACGAGATTGAGCTTCATGAAGATTCTAGCAAGAGACGTAGTTGAACCTCATATGAAGCGTAGAATTTCTATTGGATGCTTGCCACGAGAGTTGAGTGACACAATCAGAAGAATACTTCACTTacaagatgagcctcagacacAGAAATAA